A portion of the Pseudomonas sp. GR 6-02 genome contains these proteins:
- a CDS encoding EAL domain-containing protein yields the protein MNQARTLGTPRLLGIVWPFIAVVLFQALLGGVSLYVLSAVRGYVGGESLWSKGQKDAIYYLNLYADSRDETIFLKYQNAIAVPQGGHELRMALDHQPPNIEAARLAILKGGNHPDDVPSLIWLYLNFRHFSYLEKAIELWTIGDAYLVRLDDVAREMHQGIVDNQATDADIKRWKVQILAINDGVTPPAKAFSDALGEGSRMILRLLLATNLATALGLIVLALLRTHKLLEQRHAFADALQLEKDRAQITLQSIGDGVITTDVEGAIAYMNPAAEALTHWKAEQATGLPLAALFNLLDENAQADGFTLIEHILSGQLSGGSEHSKLIQRLDGSTVSVTLVGAPIRNAGKVSGTVLVLHDMTQERQYIANLSWQATHDALTGLTNRREFEYRLEQALHGLMRQAGRHALMFLDLDQFKLVNDTCGHAAGDELLRHICALLQSGLREGDTLARLGGDEFGILLENCAPEAAEKIAEVLRQTVQNLHFVWKGRPFVTTVSIGLVHVTQSPATLEASLRAADMACYMAKEKGRNRVQVYHADDSELSLRYGEMAWVQRLHMALEEDRFCLYSQEIAPLGLGERDGGHIEILLRLHDEAGRMILPDSFIPAAERYGLMTSLDRWVVENVFKVIAQAIAQEGEEPLAMCAINLSGITIGDEAFLDFLREQFVAYSIPPEMICFEITETSAISNLPSAIRFINELKGLGCHFSLDDFCAGMSSFAYLKHLPVDFLKIDGSFVKDMLDDPINRAMVEVINHIGHVMGKRTIAEFVETPQIEQALLEIGVDYAQGYLIERPHLFTCDSLQSRPARPRPLLFKAPGTFR from the coding sequence ATGAATCAAGCGCGGACTCTCGGAACGCCACGGCTGTTGGGCATCGTCTGGCCATTTATTGCCGTTGTGTTGTTTCAGGCACTGTTGGGCGGCGTCAGTCTTTACGTTCTTTCAGCGGTTCGTGGCTACGTCGGCGGTGAGAGCCTGTGGTCCAAGGGCCAGAAAGACGCCATCTATTACCTCAATCTCTACGCCGACAGTCGCGACGAGACGATTTTTCTCAAATACCAGAACGCGATTGCCGTGCCTCAGGGCGGCCATGAGTTGCGTATGGCGCTGGATCATCAGCCACCGAATATCGAGGCCGCGCGGCTCGCGATTCTCAAGGGCGGCAATCACCCGGACGACGTCCCCAGCCTGATTTGGCTGTACCTCAATTTCCGGCATTTCAGTTACCTGGAAAAAGCCATCGAGCTCTGGACGATCGGTGACGCGTACCTGGTGCGGCTCGATGACGTCGCGCGGGAAATGCATCAGGGTATCGTCGATAACCAGGCCACCGATGCCGACATCAAGCGCTGGAAGGTGCAGATTTTGGCCATCAACGATGGTGTGACGCCCCCTGCCAAAGCGTTCAGCGATGCCTTGGGCGAGGGCTCGCGCATGATTCTCCGGCTGCTGCTGGCGACGAACCTCGCCACCGCGCTGGGCCTGATCGTGCTGGCGTTGCTGCGTACCCACAAACTGCTCGAACAGCGGCATGCCTTCGCCGATGCCTTGCAGTTGGAGAAAGACCGGGCGCAGATCACCCTGCAATCGATTGGCGACGGGGTGATCACCACCGACGTCGAGGGCGCGATTGCCTACATGAACCCGGCCGCCGAGGCCTTGACTCACTGGAAGGCCGAACAGGCGACGGGGTTGCCATTGGCGGCGCTGTTCAATCTGCTGGACGAGAACGCTCAGGCCGACGGTTTTACCTTGATCGAACACATTTTGAGCGGCCAGCTCAGCGGCGGCAGCGAACATTCCAAACTGATCCAGCGACTGGATGGCAGCACGGTTTCGGTCACCCTGGTCGGTGCGCCGATCCGTAACGCGGGCAAGGTCAGTGGCACCGTGCTGGTGCTGCATGACATGACCCAGGAGCGGCAGTACATCGCCAATCTGTCCTGGCAGGCGACCCATGACGCCTTGACCGGGCTGACCAACCGCCGCGAATTCGAATATCGCCTGGAACAGGCCCTGCATGGCCTGATGCGACAAGCGGGGCGTCACGCCTTGATGTTCCTCGATCTGGATCAATTCAAACTGGTCAACGACACCTGCGGTCATGCTGCCGGCGATGAGTTGTTGCGGCATATTTGTGCGTTGCTGCAATCAGGATTGCGCGAAGGCGACACCTTGGCCCGATTGGGGGGTGACGAGTTCGGCATTCTGTTGGAAAACTGTGCGCCGGAAGCGGCTGAGAAAATTGCCGAAGTCCTGCGCCAGACTGTGCAGAACCTGCATTTTGTCTGGAAAGGCCGACCGTTCGTGACCACGGTGAGCATTGGTCTGGTGCACGTCACTCAGAGTCCGGCCACCCTCGAGGCCTCGCTGCGAGCCGCTGATATGGCCTGTTACATGGCCAAGGAAAAGGGCCGCAACCGGGTTCAGGTCTATCATGCCGACGATTCGGAGCTGTCCCTGCGCTATGGCGAGATGGCTTGGGTGCAGCGCCTGCACATGGCGTTGGAGGAGGACCGCTTTTGCCTGTACTCCCAGGAAATCGCGCCTCTGGGTCTTGGCGAGCGGGACGGCGGACATATCGAAATCCTGCTGCGCCTGCATGACGAAGCCGGGCGCATGATTCTGCCGGACAGTTTCATTCCGGCCGCCGAGCGTTATGGTTTGATGACGTCGCTTGACCGCTGGGTGGTGGAGAACGTTTTCAAGGTCATTGCCCAGGCCATCGCCCAAGAGGGCGAAGAGCCGCTGGCCATGTGTGCGATAAATCTGTCAGGTATTACTATCGGAGATGAGGCGTTTCTGGACTTCCTTCGTGAACAGTTTGTTGCATATTCAATTCCGCCTGAAATGATTTGTTTTGAAATTACAGAAACCAGCGCGATTTCCAATTTGCCTAGCGCAATTAGATTTATTAATGAACTCAAAGGCTTAGGTTGCCACTTCTCATTAGATGACTTCTGTGCCGGTATGTCCTCATTCGCTTACCTGAAACATTTACCTGTAGACTTCCTGAAGATCGACGGGAGTTTCGTAAAGGATATGCTGGACGACCCGATTAACCGCGCCATGGTCGAAGTGATCAATCACATCGGGCATGTCATGGGTAAGCGCACGATTGCCGAGTTCGTTGAAACACCTCAGATCGAGCAGGCATTGCTGGAGATCGGGGTGGATTACGCTCAAGGGTATCTGATTGAACGCCCGCATCTGTTTACCTGCGACAGTTTACAAAGTCGTCCTGCCAGACCCCGGCCTTTGTTATTCAAGGCGCCCGGCACATTCCGTTGA
- a CDS encoding TenA family transcriptional regulator — MEAASYPAWAQQLIQDCSESKRRVVEHELYQRMRDNKLSAKTMRQYLIGGWPVVEQFALYMAQNLAKTRFARHPGEDMARRWLMRNIRVELNHADYWVHWSRAHGISLEDLQAQQVAPELHALSHWCWHTSSSDSLIVAIAATNYAIEGATGEWSALVCSSGVYAASFPEEDRKRAMKWLKMHAQYDDAHPWEALEIICTLAGLNPSKSLQMELRQAVCKSYDYMYLFLERCMQLELAAKAPVVRERMALAES, encoded by the coding sequence ATGGAAGCTGCAAGTTACCCCGCCTGGGCTCAGCAATTGATTCAGGATTGCAGTGAGAGCAAGCGCCGCGTCGTCGAACATGAACTGTACCAGCGGATGCGCGATAACAAGCTCAGCGCAAAAACCATGCGTCAGTACCTCATTGGTGGCTGGCCGGTGGTCGAACAGTTCGCCTTATACATGGCACAGAACCTGGCCAAGACCCGTTTTGCACGCCACCCTGGCGAAGACATGGCGCGTCGCTGGCTGATGCGCAATATTCGCGTCGAACTGAACCATGCCGATTACTGGGTGCACTGGAGCCGTGCTCACGGTATCAGCCTGGAAGATCTGCAGGCGCAACAGGTTGCCCCTGAACTTCACGCCTTGAGTCACTGGTGCTGGCACACCAGTTCGTCGGACTCGCTGATCGTGGCTATCGCCGCCACCAACTATGCCATCGAGGGTGCTACCGGGGAGTGGTCGGCGCTGGTCTGTTCCAGTGGCGTCTATGCGGCATCGTTCCCAGAGGAAGATCGCAAGCGGGCCATGAAGTGGTTGAAGATGCACGCCCAGTACGACGATGCCCATCCTTGGGAAGCGCTGGAAATCATCTGCACCCTGGCGGGGCTGAACCCGAGCAAATCCCTGCAAATGGAATTGCGTCAGGCAGTCTGCAAAAGTTACGACTACATGTACCTGTTCCTGGAGCGATGCATGCAGTTGGAACTGGCGGCAAAAGCCCCGGTAGTCCGTGAGCGGATGGCGTTGGCCGAGAGCTAA
- a CDS encoding GGDEF domain-containing protein → MKSPSQTNAIDFDSAKLQRLGFGQQPPLLERPVSLAQLRQELGLQLQTSLEPQRILGLFFREIQRLVPLDALNYEHQPSDLRLQFGQRGHHSISYSLSHEGEQLGELVFRRNQRFSDEEQGHLESLLSALLYPMRNALLYRAATQSALRDPLTDTGNRIAMDQTLQREIEMSRRHSQPLSLLMLDIDHFKQINDTYGHSAGDEVLKAVAASIKSQLRNVDMVFRFGGEEFMILLSNTSREAAAMVGERLRFAAQAQDYVAEGKTIELTVSLGCSTLLPGESAESLLRRADSALYVAKREGRNRLAMAG, encoded by the coding sequence ATGAAATCGCCTTCCCAGACCAACGCAATTGACTTCGACAGCGCCAAATTGCAACGCCTGGGCTTTGGTCAGCAGCCTCCCCTTCTGGAGCGGCCCGTCAGTCTTGCGCAGTTGCGTCAGGAGCTGGGCCTGCAACTGCAAACCAGTCTTGAGCCGCAACGCATTCTCGGACTTTTCTTCCGTGAAATTCAGCGCCTTGTACCGCTGGATGCCTTGAATTATGAGCATCAGCCCAGCGACTTGCGCCTGCAGTTCGGCCAGCGAGGTCATCATTCGATCAGCTACAGCCTCAGTCATGAAGGCGAGCAATTGGGTGAACTGGTGTTCCGTCGCAATCAGCGTTTCAGCGATGAAGAGCAAGGCCATCTGGAATCGCTGTTATCAGCGCTTCTCTACCCGATGCGCAATGCCCTGCTCTACCGTGCCGCCACCCAAAGCGCCTTGCGCGACCCGCTGACCGACACCGGCAATCGCATCGCGATGGATCAGACGCTGCAACGGGAAATCGAGATGTCGCGCCGACACTCACAGCCCCTGTCGCTGCTGATGCTGGACATCGATCACTTCAAACAGATCAACGACACCTACGGGCACAGCGCCGGCGATGAAGTGCTCAAGGCCGTCGCGGCCTCGATCAAAAGCCAGTTGCGTAACGTGGACATGGTGTTCCGGTTTGGAGGCGAAGAATTCATGATCCTGCTGTCCAACACCAGCCGGGAAGCCGCGGCCATGGTCGGCGAACGACTGCGGTTCGCTGCGCAGGCCCAGGACTATGTGGCCGAAGGCAAGACCATCGAACTGACGGTCAGCCTGGGTTGCTCGACCCTGCTGCCCGGCGAGTCTGCCGAGAGCCTGTTGCGACGAGCCGACAGTGCGCTGTATGTGGCCAAGCGCGAGGGGCGTAACCGGTTGGCGATGGCGGGGTAG
- a CDS encoding YciK family oxidoreductase: MFDYSARPELLKDRVILVTGAGRGIGAAAAKTYAAHGATVLLLGKTEANLTQVYDEIEAAGHPQPVVIPFNLETALPHQYDELAAMIETEFGHLDGLLHNASIIGPRTPIEQLSGENFMRVMQVNVNAMFMLTSTLLPLLKLSQDASVVFTSSSVGRKGRAYWGAYGVSKFATEGLMQTLADEVDTVAPVRSNSINPGATRTSMRAQAYPGENPLNNPTPEEIMPVYLYLMGPDSTGINGQAFDAQ, encoded by the coding sequence ATGTTTGATTATTCCGCCCGTCCTGAATTGCTCAAGGACCGGGTCATCCTGGTCACCGGCGCTGGCCGAGGCATCGGTGCTGCCGCCGCGAAAACCTACGCCGCTCATGGCGCCACCGTGTTGCTGCTGGGCAAGACCGAAGCCAATCTGACTCAGGTATACGACGAAATCGAAGCGGCCGGGCATCCACAACCGGTGGTGATCCCGTTCAACCTGGAAACCGCCCTGCCCCACCAATACGATGAACTGGCGGCCATGATCGAAACCGAATTCGGCCACCTCGACGGCTTGCTTCACAATGCGTCGATCATCGGCCCACGCACACCGATCGAGCAGTTGTCCGGCGAGAACTTCATGCGCGTCATGCAGGTCAACGTCAACGCCATGTTCATGCTCACCAGCACCCTGCTGCCGCTGCTCAAGCTATCGCAGGACGCCTCGGTGGTGTTCACCTCCAGCAGCGTCGGTCGCAAGGGTCGTGCATATTGGGGCGCTTACGGCGTGTCCAAGTTCGCCACCGAAGGCCTGATGCAAACCCTGGCCGACGAAGTAGACACCGTCGCCCCCGTGCGCTCCAACAGCATCAACCCCGGCGCCACCCGCACCAGCATGCGCGCTCAGGCCTACCCTGGGGAAAATCCGCTGAACAACCCGACACCCGAGGAGATCATGCCGGTCTACCTTTACTTGATGGGGCCGGACAGTACCGGCATCAACGGTCAGGCGTTCGACGCTCAGTAA
- the mupP gene encoding N-acetylmuramic acid 6-phosphate phosphatase MupP, which yields MRIRAVLFDMDGTLLDTAPDFIAICQAMRAERGLPPMNDKHIRDEISGGARAMVAVTFSMDPESPGFEELRLEFLERYVKGCAVHSKLFDGMGELLADIEKANLIWGVVTNKPLRFAEPIMQQLGLAERSALLICPDHVKNSKPDPEPLILACKMLDLDPASVLFVGDDLRDIESGRDAGTRTAAVTYGYIHPEDNPRHWGADVVVDHPMELRLVLDSALCSC from the coding sequence ATGCGTATCAGAGCAGTTCTTTTCGACATGGACGGCACCCTGCTCGACACCGCGCCGGACTTCATCGCCATCTGCCAGGCGATGCGTGCCGAGCGTGGTTTGCCGCCGATGAACGACAAGCACATCCGTGACGAGATCTCCGGCGGCGCCAGGGCGATGGTTGCAGTGACTTTCTCGATGGACCCGGAATCGCCGGGCTTCGAGGAGCTGCGCCTGGAGTTTCTGGAGCGCTATGTCAAAGGTTGCGCGGTGCACAGCAAGCTCTTCGACGGCATGGGCGAATTGCTGGCCGACATCGAGAAGGCCAACCTGATCTGGGGCGTGGTCACCAACAAGCCGCTGCGCTTCGCCGAGCCGATCATGCAGCAATTGGGGCTGGCCGAGCGTTCGGCGCTGCTGATCTGCCCGGATCATGTGAAGAACAGCAAACCGGACCCGGAGCCGTTGATCCTGGCGTGCAAGATGCTCGACCTCGATCCGGCCAGCGTGCTGTTCGTCGGCGATGACCTGCGCGATATCGAATCCGGCCGCGATGCCGGCACCAGAACAGCCGCCGTGACCTACGGCTACATTCATCCGGAGGATAACCCGCGGCATTGGGGCGCGGATGTGGTGGTCGATCATCCAATGGAGTTGCGCCTGGTGCTGGATAGCGCTTTGTGCAGTTGCTGA
- the ubiG gene encoding bifunctional 2-polyprenyl-6-hydroxyphenol methylase/3-demethylubiquinol 3-O-methyltransferase UbiG, with amino-acid sequence MSNVDHAEIAKFEALAHRWWDRESEFKPLHDINPLRVNWIDERVNLAGKKVLDVGCGGGILSEAMAQRGATVMGIDMGEAPLAVAQLHQLESGVNVEYRQITAEALAEEMPEQFDVVTCLEMLEHVPDPSSVIRACFRMVKPGGQVFFSTINRNPKAYLFAIVGAEYIMKLLPRGTHDFKKFIRPSELGAWSRMAGLTVKDIIGLTYNPLTKHYKLASDVDVNYMIQTLREE; translated from the coding sequence ATGAGCAACGTCGACCACGCCGAAATCGCCAAATTCGAAGCCCTGGCCCATCGCTGGTGGGACCGCGAAAGCGAGTTCAAACCGCTGCACGACATCAACCCCCTGCGGGTCAACTGGATCGACGAGCGCGTCAATCTGGCCGGCAAGAAAGTCCTCGACGTCGGTTGCGGCGGCGGCATCCTCAGCGAAGCCATGGCCCAGCGCGGCGCCACCGTGATGGGCATCGACATGGGCGAAGCGCCGCTGGCGGTCGCGCAATTGCATCAACTGGAATCCGGCGTAAACGTCGAGTACCGGCAAATCACCGCCGAAGCGCTGGCCGAAGAAATGCCTGAGCAGTTCGACGTCGTTACCTGCCTGGAAATGCTTGAACACGTTCCGGATCCGTCCTCGGTGATCCGCGCCTGCTTCCGCATGGTCAAGCCTGGCGGCCAGGTATTCTTCTCCACCATCAACCGCAACCCGAAGGCCTATCTGTTCGCCATCGTCGGCGCCGAATACATCATGAAGCTGCTGCCGCGTGGCACTCACGACTTCAAGAAATTCATCCGCCCTTCCGAGCTCGGTGCCTGGAGTCGCATGGCCGGCCTGACCGTCAAGGACATCATCGGCCTGACCTACAACCCGCTGACCAAGCACTACAAACTGGCATCCGATGTCGACGTCAACTACATGATCCAGACCCTGCGCGAGGAGTAA